In a genomic window of Sarcophilus harrisii chromosome 4, mSarHar1.11, whole genome shotgun sequence:
- the FKBPL gene encoding FK506-binding protein-like isoform X3, whose protein sequence is MERKSQGSLKLASSTLIGEKDILQQQEVPPGLDSSREDRPLGLDPGALPAEALSAAADSDPLTPQTEDPQGLDRAPAGMRGDPLLHCRSSNEIAEPLQSPILWHCPDGSFVKRIMVQGQGLDKPKGGSQCQVLVSGLPPGVGLPEGWTELTVGSGSWRDSLWGEVLEKCLETMCSGEQAELLLPGGAEPPALITLASFTMGKDSWELTVREKEELASEERARGTELFRAGNPEAAARCYSRALRLLMTLPPPGPADRTILHANLAACQLQLGQPTLAAQSCDRVLERDPRHVKALYRRGVARAAFGELDGAADDLRRVLEVEPGNRAAREELGRVVIRGREQDEGLARGLRKMFG, encoded by the coding sequence ATGGAGAGGAAGAGCCAGGGCTCATTGAAGCTGGCCTCGAGCACTCTGATAGGAGAGAAAGACATTCTTCAACAGCAGGAAGTTCCTCCGGGGCTTGACAGCTCCAGAGAAGACAGGCCCTTGGGACTGGACCCTGGAGCCCTGCCTGCAGAAGCCCTCTCTGCTGCAGCAGACTCGGACCCACTGACTCCTCAAACAGAGGATCCTCAGGGGCTTGACAGAGCTCCTGCTGGGATGAGGGGAGACCCTCTGTTGCACTGCCGATCCAGCAATGAGATTGCAGAGCCACTCCAGTCTCCTATTCTCTGGCATTGCCCTGACGGGAGCTTTGTCAAGAGGATCATGGTCCAAGGCCAAGGTTTGGACAAACCCAAGGGGGGATCCCAGTGCCAGGTTCTAGTATCTGGGCTTCCCCCTGGAGTAGGTCTGCCCGAAGGCTGGACAGAACTAACTGTGGGATCAGGGTCCTGGAGAGACAGTCTCTGGGGGGAGGTATTGGAGAAATGCCTGGAAACCATGTGTTCAGGTGAGCAGGCAGAGCTCTTGCTCCCTGGTGGAGCTGAACCCCCTGCCCTGATCACCCTGGCCTCTTTCACCATGGGCAAGGACTCTTGGGAGTTGACAGTTAGGGAGAAAGAAGAGTTAGCTTCAGAAGAGCGAGCTAGGGGCACAGAATTATTCAGAGCTGGGAACCCTGAGGCAGCTGCTAGGTGCTATAGCCGAGCTCTGCGGCTGTTGATGACTCTTCCCCCACCTGGCCCTGCAGACAGAACCATCCTCCATGCCAATCTAGCTGCCTGTCAGCTGCAACTAGGACAGCCTACCTTGGCAGCTCAGAGCTGTGACCGAGTACTAGAACGAGACCCACGACATGTGAAGGCACTATACAGAAGGGGGGTAGCCCGGGCTGCCTTTGGGGAACTGGATGGAGCTGCTGATGATCTACGGAGGGTGCTGGAGGTAGAACCAGGAAACCGGGCTGCCAGAGAGGAATTGGGGAGGGTGGTGATTAGGGGGAGAGAACAGGATGAAGGGCTGGCTCGGGGGCTTCGAAAGATGTTTGgataa
- the FKBPL gene encoding FK506-binding protein-like isoform X1, producing the protein MAGHVQRYSEDRQRCRSETEPLKSTPQSLNLESLPKMERKSQGSLKLASSTLIGEKDILQQQEVPPGLDSSREDRPLGLDPGALPAEALSAAADSDPLTPQTEDPQGLDRAPAGMRGDPLLHCRSSNEIAEPLQSPILWHCPDGSFVKRIMVQGQGLDKPKGGSQCQVLVSGLPPGVGLPEGWTELTVGSGSWRDSLWGEVLEKCLETMCSGEQAELLLPGGAEPPALITLASFTMGKDSWELTVREKEELASEERARGTELFRAGNPEAAARCYSRALRLLMTLPPPGPADRTILHANLAACQLQLGQPTLAAQSCDRVLERDPRHVKALYRRGVARAAFGELDGAADDLRRVLEVEPGNRAAREELGRVVIRGREQDEGLARGLRKMFG; encoded by the exons ATGGCTGGCCACGTCCAGCGGTACTCTGAAGACCGGCAACG gtGCAGATCTGAGACCGAGCCCCTAAAGAGTACTCCTCAATCTCTCAATCTGGAATCCCTACCCAAGATGGAGAGGAAGAGCCAGGGCTCATTGAAGCTGGCCTCGAGCACTCTGATAGGAGAGAAAGACATTCTTCAACAGCAGGAAGTTCCTCCGGGGCTTGACAGCTCCAGAGAAGACAGGCCCTTGGGACTGGACCCTGGAGCCCTGCCTGCAGAAGCCCTCTCTGCTGCAGCAGACTCGGACCCACTGACTCCTCAAACAGAGGATCCTCAGGGGCTTGACAGAGCTCCTGCTGGGATGAGGGGAGACCCTCTGTTGCACTGCCGATCCAGCAATGAGATTGCAGAGCCACTCCAGTCTCCTATTCTCTGGCATTGCCCTGACGGGAGCTTTGTCAAGAGGATCATGGTCCAAGGCCAAGGTTTGGACAAACCCAAGGGGGGATCCCAGTGCCAGGTTCTAGTATCTGGGCTTCCCCCTGGAGTAGGTCTGCCCGAAGGCTGGACAGAACTAACTGTGGGATCAGGGTCCTGGAGAGACAGTCTCTGGGGGGAGGTATTGGAGAAATGCCTGGAAACCATGTGTTCAGGTGAGCAGGCAGAGCTCTTGCTCCCTGGTGGAGCTGAACCCCCTGCCCTGATCACCCTGGCCTCTTTCACCATGGGCAAGGACTCTTGGGAGTTGACAGTTAGGGAGAAAGAAGAGTTAGCTTCAGAAGAGCGAGCTAGGGGCACAGAATTATTCAGAGCTGGGAACCCTGAGGCAGCTGCTAGGTGCTATAGCCGAGCTCTGCGGCTGTTGATGACTCTTCCCCCACCTGGCCCTGCAGACAGAACCATCCTCCATGCCAATCTAGCTGCCTGTCAGCTGCAACTAGGACAGCCTACCTTGGCAGCTCAGAGCTGTGACCGAGTACTAGAACGAGACCCACGACATGTGAAGGCACTATACAGAAGGGGGGTAGCCCGGGCTGCCTTTGGGGAACTGGATGGAGCTGCTGATGATCTACGGAGGGTGCTGGAGGTAGAACCAGGAAACCGGGCTGCCAGAGAGGAATTGGGGAGGGTGGTGATTAGGGGGAGAGAACAGGATGAAGGGCTGGCTCGGGGGCTTCGAAAGATGTTTGgataa
- the FKBPL gene encoding FK506-binding protein-like isoform X2, giving the protein MTCRSETEPLKSTPQSLNLESLPKMERKSQGSLKLASSTLIGEKDILQQQEVPPGLDSSREDRPLGLDPGALPAEALSAAADSDPLTPQTEDPQGLDRAPAGMRGDPLLHCRSSNEIAEPLQSPILWHCPDGSFVKRIMVQGQGLDKPKGGSQCQVLVSGLPPGVGLPEGWTELTVGSGSWRDSLWGEVLEKCLETMCSGEQAELLLPGGAEPPALITLASFTMGKDSWELTVREKEELASEERARGTELFRAGNPEAAARCYSRALRLLMTLPPPGPADRTILHANLAACQLQLGQPTLAAQSCDRVLERDPRHVKALYRRGVARAAFGELDGAADDLRRVLEVEPGNRAAREELGRVVIRGREQDEGLARGLRKMFG; this is encoded by the exons ATGAC gtGCAGATCTGAGACCGAGCCCCTAAAGAGTACTCCTCAATCTCTCAATCTGGAATCCCTACCCAAGATGGAGAGGAAGAGCCAGGGCTCATTGAAGCTGGCCTCGAGCACTCTGATAGGAGAGAAAGACATTCTTCAACAGCAGGAAGTTCCTCCGGGGCTTGACAGCTCCAGAGAAGACAGGCCCTTGGGACTGGACCCTGGAGCCCTGCCTGCAGAAGCCCTCTCTGCTGCAGCAGACTCGGACCCACTGACTCCTCAAACAGAGGATCCTCAGGGGCTTGACAGAGCTCCTGCTGGGATGAGGGGAGACCCTCTGTTGCACTGCCGATCCAGCAATGAGATTGCAGAGCCACTCCAGTCTCCTATTCTCTGGCATTGCCCTGACGGGAGCTTTGTCAAGAGGATCATGGTCCAAGGCCAAGGTTTGGACAAACCCAAGGGGGGATCCCAGTGCCAGGTTCTAGTATCTGGGCTTCCCCCTGGAGTAGGTCTGCCCGAAGGCTGGACAGAACTAACTGTGGGATCAGGGTCCTGGAGAGACAGTCTCTGGGGGGAGGTATTGGAGAAATGCCTGGAAACCATGTGTTCAGGTGAGCAGGCAGAGCTCTTGCTCCCTGGTGGAGCTGAACCCCCTGCCCTGATCACCCTGGCCTCTTTCACCATGGGCAAGGACTCTTGGGAGTTGACAGTTAGGGAGAAAGAAGAGTTAGCTTCAGAAGAGCGAGCTAGGGGCACAGAATTATTCAGAGCTGGGAACCCTGAGGCAGCTGCTAGGTGCTATAGCCGAGCTCTGCGGCTGTTGATGACTCTTCCCCCACCTGGCCCTGCAGACAGAACCATCCTCCATGCCAATCTAGCTGCCTGTCAGCTGCAACTAGGACAGCCTACCTTGGCAGCTCAGAGCTGTGACCGAGTACTAGAACGAGACCCACGACATGTGAAGGCACTATACAGAAGGGGGGTAGCCCGGGCTGCCTTTGGGGAACTGGATGGAGCTGCTGATGATCTACGGAGGGTGCTGGAGGTAGAACCAGGAAACCGGGCTGCCAGAGAGGAATTGGGGAGGGTGGTGATTAGGGGGAGAGAACAGGATGAAGGGCTGGCTCGGGGGCTTCGAAAGATGTTTGgataa